The window GATATGAAAAACTAAACATGAATCCATGTATTGAAAACAAGTTtgttgtgtttcagtgttgtgTAAAATTCTGTTCATATGCAGAAGCGTTCAGCATCGCCTGCTGCTGAAAGCCCACCATGCCTCTGTTTCGGGCTTCGGATGAACAGGCAGAGGCGAAGGCCCGGCCCAGGCAGAGGTGTCTGAGGAACGTGAGGAGCACTGGGAGCTGCGGGAGGAATCATGACGATGATCGGGTCCTTTCTCTGGCTCGGCTGTGCCTGTTGAGCCTCGCTGACAACATGAAGGACCTGTGGGTGAAAGACTATGCTGACAACTACCTCGATCAGTACTCATTCAGATACATCATGGGGCCTTTCAACCAACTGCGTGAGTTTGGCTACAGACcaaataataatgaaacaaacaaacatggaaaGCAACGTTAGCTTGGTATGCTGCAGCGGCATACCGACATTATTATGCATGCAGCGTAcagttgtgtaaaaaaaaaattcttaaaataAGCGCATCCTGTTTTGCAAAGCATTTTATTAGCAAAATCAGTTTGTTTAACCTGTCTTACCACCCTCCTCCCAGTGTGAGGTCGCGAGAGAAACTTTAACCTTTGTCCAGCCTTGTTTTATCACAGTTTTATCACAAAGTCTAAAGGTGCGTAATGCAAgtttttgaagttaaatattgtttatgttCTTTCCCATACATCCCCTTACAATTTGCCTGATGtgaaaatgagttatcctctatttactgGGTTGCCTCTATGGGCTGGATTAGTCaattcatgagagagtgattcaggCCGAATCCTCTGGGCGTGCGCGTGGGTGTGACGCGCTGCATGCTCTTGTTCACCCTGCTACTTTGTTTAATCTCCACTGTAATGagtgcattagcgagagaataCGAGCTAACTTCAATATTCATAACCTTCTAAACAGAAGATCTGTGCAGTCACAGCGGGAGATGCTCTTCCCTCATCTTCTATGCACGTACACagcactggtgtcatttcaaattgtcgccagagggggcagacgtctgcaaaaatcctggaatttacgctatgctcctttaagagTGTTATCAGTAAGCTAGTTTATGCCGGTGGCTTTTTTACTTGACTCGCCAACAAACATCTGTCTCATTTGAATGGGATGTTTTCATGTCTTTCCTATTTTTAACAATTTCTAAGAGAAATGGCCCTTTAAAAGTCATGGATTCTGtataaatattctaattttacatCTACTTATAGGGGATTTGCAATTTACAGTGCTACTAAGTTTACCACCAGTAATTTTGTAAATCCAATTTTTTGTTCTGTGGGGATATCTGCCAGCCAAATTGTCTTATTTGGATTGTTCTGACATTTTTAGTGTGAGATTATGGGACTGCAGCAAAATCTAACATTattttgcacatctttaccagTGGTGCCACTAATTGTAGTATCGTGGAAAGTTATACACTGCATCATCAAAATGTCAACTGCTTTGAAAAGACTTTCATTATATTTTTCCCACACTTCATTATCCATAATTACCCACATTTGGAACCGTGAGGGCAATTTCACCGGTCACATCCAGGCGTGATTACTGTCTGACCTGTAGAAGCAAGAAATCGCTTAACCCGATGTTGGCCAAGAGAAACCACGTCATTGTCATCTATCAATCTAGAAAATTCAGTTCCAACGCAGGAAGCTACAATgggagccattatccacaacaGTAGAAACAGTGGAAAAGAGACTCGGCATCTTGACAATTAAGCCacaaaagtgaaactttttgGAACGTTGACATCCCATTACATCTGCTGTAAAATTAACAGAGTATATCAGAAAAATAACACCATACCTACAGTCCAGTTAGTGGTGGTATTGTGATCCTCTGGTGCTGATTCTTGCCTCAGGACCTGGAAGACTTAATATAAATCATGGAATAACGAATTCTACTTTCTATAAGAATATCCCAAAGGGTAATGTGCAGCCATCTGCTTTGAGCATCAACTCAAGCGCTCTTGGGTTCTGCTACAGGAAAATGAGCTCAAGCACAGCAGGAAGTCCACATCTGAATGGCTTaaagttaaaaattaaatttaactcCAACTGTGATACCTCTGTGCGCCTTTAAACGGCCCATGCAGGCTAACAAACTcttgtgttgtcatttcagcaaAGTTAAAAAATTCCTCCATGACTTTTTAAGACTCCCCAGCAGTTTTCCAAATGCTTGGTGGCAGCTGTTGCGTTTAAGGTTGGCAAAGCCAGTTATTGTGTTTATGGGGGATTACTTTCCCACATAGGGCCATGTTGGTCTGGATAACTATTTTACCTCAATAAATGAAACATTCTTATGATATGCACCTGTGTTATTACTCAGGTTACCTTTGTCTActataaaaatctgttaaaatgtaattgtacaaacagaagaaatctgtaataCCTTTTCACAGTACCTTAAATAGgaataaagtagtttttttttagatttcggCCTAAAATGTCCTGGACTTTCATATAGATGTTTGCTGCATATGtgttatttaaaacaattctaTATTTCCGGTTGATTGGAAGTAATTTCCTAGAGCAGTAACAACATAAACCTATGTCTGTGATCACAGCTGGTGAGCTGGTGGAGGAGCTGACGTGGCTGCTGGCCATCAGAAAGCAGCTGTCTCGGGCAGCCCTCCACCTCTTGCTGGTCCCCCACCTCCGAGGTCTGTCTCTAGAAAGGTGTCCTGGCTTGGTGACACCGGCCTTGTGTGCCCACATTGCTGCCCGTTGCCAGGTAGGACACAATAAAGCATGTCTGTCCTTTGCTTTCAACATCATATGCTTGATCTTAACACTGAAACATCAAAAtaagaatcaactttattcgtCAAGTTTGAgggcacaaacaaggaatttgacttggatTCCAACGCTCGCATCGTGTAAAAGACAGGAAGACAAGTAACAGCAAAAGTGTCATGAAGGTGCAGACTCAGATTCGCATTATTTGCTTGTTCTATAGACATCAGGGATATCATCCGCATTAATCAGCGGTGGAGTGTTTTGTGGCATGCTGTAGGAACGATCATCTTAAATGTGATCATAATGAAAGGGATatttgtagatttcaggagaaacggGAGTAAGTCAAACACTTTCCATCACGGTAGAAGAAGTGGAGTTGGGCGTAGGGGTCTGAATACCTCAGTGTTCACATAGACAACGGCAGGAACAGAAACGCAGCAGTGAAGGTCCGTTTGCAGTTGGCTTTGTGTGAAAGCTTAGCTGTTTCAGTGTTTGCAGCAAAATGCTTCAGATCTTCTATAAGTTTGTGGTGGAGAGTGAAAGCTCTTCTGCCATGATCTGTTGGGGTCGCAGCATCAGATCCAGTAACTTAAAATAGTTCAACAAGTTAATAAAGAAGGCTTTCTGTCCTGGGGACTCCTTTAGAACCGCTCTAGATGATTGTGCAGAGACAGATGCTTCgtgaaacaaagaaacatcacAGATATTCCTCTTTACGAGACTGTAGTAACACAAAGGAGCGTCTTCGGTGAGAGGCTCCTTCAGATGAGCTGTAACACAGAcctctacaggagatccttTCAGCCCACAGACATCTCCATCTGTAGTGACTCTCTGATCAAGTCAGATCACTCTGTGCAGCTTTCGTATTGAAAACGAATTAGAAAAATGGACTGGGGTCGTTTGATTATCTCATGCTTACCAACAGGAAGtttattccttctttttttatttttctttaaaataattctgAAAATGATTGCTTTTCTCTCAGGGTCTGCGGAGTCTGGACCTTTCCGGAGCCCAGCAGCTACCTCCAAAAGTCCTCTGTGAAACTCTCTCCCGTCTACCTGCCGTTCGATCGCTCTCCCTGGCCGGCATGCCTTGCGACGGGAGCGTAATTCAAACAGTCGCCCGCTGCTGCGGCTCGTTGCAGCACCTCAATGTGTCCCGCTGTCACCTCCTTTCCCCGGCTGCGCTGCTTCCTCTCGGCGGCGTGGCTTTTAATCCGTCCTTTTCCTCAACCCCGTCTCCTCTCCCACTCAGCAGTCTGTCGGCTCTGGATATCGGGTTTGGGGAACAGGAAGGAGACTCTGTCATGACAGCAGCCtatctccttctctctctgcccTACTTGGAAAGAGTGGCCCTGGAGGGCCTTGGGCCGGCCTGCCGCCTCATCGAGCAGAGACAGTTCAGCCAGGCAGATGAGTTCGCTGATAGGGAAGGCGTCTCCAGGCTGCACGTGGTGTGGAGGGACAGGACCCGCAGGCAGGGTATGGATGGtcggaggaagatgagagaggCAGAATgggctgatgatgatgatgatggagatgagagGGAAGAGTCGGAGAGTCCATCCTCTGCGGGGGATGGCTGTGACACTGAAGATTTGACGAACGATGACCGGCCCTTTTGCTTTAAAACGGAGGAAGCTGTGTCCCAGTCAGGCTTGATCCTGCAGCTGAGAGATGTTGAAGGTGTAACTTGTGAGTCTCTGGGGAGTTTAGGAATTTTGTGTCCAGGCTTGACCTCTTTATCCGTGAACATAGACAGACATGGAGATGCAGGTGGAAGGAGCCAGTGGCCCCGGTTGACTGCCGATCTCCAGAACTGGTCAGGCCAGCTGCGGAGTCTTTCGCTTATCTACTCCGGCCCAATGGCGGATCTCCTTCCTGCCTTGCAAGTTGCAGGTTGCTCACTGATCTCTCTGACTTTGGAGGGGGTGAAAACCAGCCCTCACACCCCGCTCCTGGAGCTCATTAGAGTCTGTCCCAAACTCAGACACCTCCTCATCTCTGCTGAGCCTCCCGCTGCGCCGCAGTACGAAACTGATGACGATCAACAGGGTAATCAAAACCTCCCAAAGCTGCCAGATCTCCGCTCTCTCAAGCTCAGGTAATCACATCTTTGTGTCACCTTTGAATTAGAGCCTATTTCTGTTATAAACTCAACGTATGAGCatgatttttacaaaaatacacCACATCTTACAGCAAAATTGTGCCAGTGACATTATAGAAACATAGAATTagaagcagtttttaaaatttaaaagcataaattttACACATATTTTCTAACTCCAAGCTGCATAAACTTG of the Fundulus heteroclitus isolate FHET01 chromosome 12, MU-UCD_Fhet_4.1, whole genome shotgun sequence genome contains:
- the si:ch211-214j8.12 gene encoding uncharacterized protein si:ch211-214j8.12 isoform X2, whose protein sequence is MLTTTSISTHSDTSWGLSTNCGLRSLDLSGAQQLPPKVLCETLSRLPAVRSLSLAGMPCDGSVIQTVARCCGSLQHLNVSRCHLLSPAALLPLGGVAFNPSFSSTPSPLPLSSLSALDIGFGEQEGDSVMTAAYLLLSLPYLERVALEGLGPACRLIEQRQFSQADEFADREGVSRLHVVWRDRTRRQGMDGRRKMREAEWADDDDDGDEREESESPSSAGDGCDTEDLTNDDRPFCFKTEEAVSQSGLILQLRDVEGVTCESLGSLGILCPGLTSLSVNIDRHGDAGGRSQWPRLTADLQNWSGQLRSLSLIYSGPMADLLPALQVAGCSLISLTLEGVKTSPHTPLLELIRVCPKLRHLLISAEPPAAPQYETDDDQQGNQNLPKLPDLRSLKLSFSYEHDQMKPLMSWTSLKEIIKCLLIGSPLLEKLSLISLPCLLNCALQDALHNVNLDADLHADSTGSRPLPLGRIEHVDLLRTDVQMSTVKSMIQLSKRLKYVDVSHCWRISQREWLDCRRFRRVKVVWV
- the si:ch211-214j8.12 gene encoding uncharacterized protein si:ch211-214j8.12 isoform X1, with protein sequence MPLFRASDEQAEAKARPRQRCLRNVRSTGSCGRNHDDDRVLSLARLCLLSLADNMKDLWVKDYADNYLDQYSFRYIMGPFNQLPGELVEELTWLLAIRKQLSRAALHLLLVPHLRGLSLERCPGLVTPALCAHIAARCQGLRSLDLSGAQQLPPKVLCETLSRLPAVRSLSLAGMPCDGSVIQTVARCCGSLQHLNVSRCHLLSPAALLPLGGVAFNPSFSSTPSPLPLSSLSALDIGFGEQEGDSVMTAAYLLLSLPYLERVALEGLGPACRLIEQRQFSQADEFADREGVSRLHVVWRDRTRRQGMDGRRKMREAEWADDDDDGDEREESESPSSAGDGCDTEDLTNDDRPFCFKTEEAVSQSGLILQLRDVEGVTCESLGSLGILCPGLTSLSVNIDRHGDAGGRSQWPRLTADLQNWSGQLRSLSLIYSGPMADLLPALQVAGCSLISLTLEGVKTSPHTPLLELIRVCPKLRHLLISAEPPAAPQYETDDDQQGNQNLPKLPDLRSLKLSFSYEHDQMKPLMSWTSLKEIIKCLLIGSPLLEKLSLISLPCLLNCALQDALHNVNLDADLHADSTGSRPLPLGRIEHVDLLRTDVQMSTVKSMIQLSKRLKYVDVSHCWRISQREWLDCRRFRRVKVVWV